One Cryobacterium roopkundense genomic region harbors:
- a CDS encoding zinc-dependent metalloprotease, translating into MAEDSRPDEGQNPEDEFRDMLRDILSGKSSIDPSQLAGAAGLAGDPASLAALMSQLQGALNNSAGGDGVNWEIALTQGQERAAAGQLSPTTEQQAQLTQAFHIAALWLDDVISVAELTVEPRLMTRREWVTGTMSLWTQLAEPVATSISDSLTRVLTDQAPEELQSMIANASQIVRSIGGTLFAMQLGQVVGQLASEVVSGGDVGIPLLGEQQAALLPQNVAAFGEGLDVPADQVQIYLAVRELAHARLFRHARWLRLHLISSITEFARGITIDSSRLEDLAAGFDPANPEELRQAMVDGSLIPPKSEAQLQALGRLETMLALIEGWVDVVTVEATSRLPKADAIAETVKRRRASGGPAESAFATLVGLELRPRRLREAAAMWQAVTDAVGNEARDALWAHPDIVPTSDDIDDPQALVARLTSAAQGVTPELDEMDKALEDLLRDDGTARPIEE; encoded by the coding sequence GTGGCTGAAGACTCCCGACCCGATGAAGGTCAGAACCCCGAAGACGAGTTCCGCGACATGCTGCGTGACATTCTGTCGGGCAAGTCGTCGATCGATCCGAGCCAGTTGGCCGGAGCCGCGGGATTGGCCGGGGACCCGGCCAGCCTGGCCGCGTTGATGAGCCAGCTGCAGGGCGCCCTGAATAACAGCGCTGGCGGTGACGGCGTGAACTGGGAGATCGCTCTCACCCAAGGCCAGGAGCGTGCGGCCGCGGGCCAGCTCAGCCCGACGACCGAACAACAGGCCCAGCTCACGCAGGCCTTCCACATTGCCGCCCTGTGGCTTGACGACGTGATCTCCGTGGCCGAACTCACGGTGGAACCTCGTCTGATGACCCGGCGCGAATGGGTGACCGGCACGATGTCGCTGTGGACCCAGCTGGCCGAGCCAGTGGCCACAAGCATCTCCGACTCTCTCACCCGCGTGCTCACCGACCAGGCACCTGAAGAGCTGCAGAGCATGATCGCCAACGCCAGCCAGATCGTGCGCAGCATCGGCGGCACCCTGTTCGCCATGCAGCTGGGCCAGGTCGTCGGCCAGCTCGCGAGCGAGGTCGTGTCTGGCGGCGACGTGGGCATCCCCCTGCTCGGCGAGCAACAGGCCGCTCTGCTCCCGCAAAACGTCGCCGCATTCGGCGAGGGCCTCGACGTTCCGGCAGACCAGGTACAGATTTACCTGGCCGTGCGCGAGCTCGCGCACGCGCGACTCTTCCGCCACGCTCGCTGGCTGCGGCTTCACCTGATCAGCTCGATCACCGAATTCGCCCGCGGGATCACCATCGACTCGAGCCGGCTCGAAGACCTGGCCGCTGGCTTCGATCCGGCCAACCCCGAAGAACTTCGCCAGGCGATGGTGGACGGATCCCTCATCCCGCCTAAATCCGAGGCGCAGCTGCAGGCCCTCGGACGCCTCGAAACCATGCTCGCGCTCATTGAGGGGTGGGTCGACGTGGTGACCGTCGAGGCCACCAGCCGGCTGCCCAAGGCCGACGCCATCGCCGAGACCGTGAAGCGGCGCCGGGCCTCCGGCGGTCCGGCCGAGTCGGCATTCGCCACCCTCGTGGGGCTGGAACTGCGGCCGCGACGCCTGCGAGAGGCGGCGGCCATGTGGCAGGCCGTGACGGATGCCGTGGGCAACGAGGCGAGGGACGCCCTGTGGGCGCATCCCGACATCGTGCCAACCTCGGACGACATCGACGACCCCCAGGCACTGGTGGCCCGGCTCACAAGCGCCGCTCAGGGCGTCACACCAGAGCTCGACGAGATGGATAAGGCCCTCGAAGACCTGCTCAGGGACGACGGAACGGCACGCCCGATCGAGGAGTAA
- a CDS encoding UPF0182 family protein, translated as MTSSPDSAPRRSRTPLAITAAIVAGLVILFFIFAGLYTDVLWFDQLGFLNVLTTQWIATAVLFLVGFIAMGVPVWISIQIAYRMRPVYAKLNSQLDRYQQVIEPLRRLAMYGIPALLGLFAGVAAATQWQVVLMWLNRSEVGRTDPQFGFDISFYLFDLPFYQAALGFASAVVLISALVALATSYLYGSIRVSGREIIISKAARVQIAVTAGLYLLLQAVSIWTDQYSTLTNQGSILTGASYTDVFATIPSRAILAGIAAVVALLFLLTAVIGRWRLPIIGTALLIVSSLLIGSLYPWVVQRFQVDPSARALEAPYIEKNINLTRDAYDLAGVEEIPYNASTTAEPGALREDATTTANIRILDPALVSDSFGQLEQFRQYYQFPSNLDVDRYMIDGKSQDTVVAVRDLNLDGLNAGNTWVNSKTIYTHGYGVVAAYGNQRSADGQPVFLESGIPTSGALGDFEPRIYFGETSPEYSIVGAPEGQDPIELDYPSGTEGAGQTYTTFSGDGGPKLDNPFKQLIYALKFQSEQIFLANAVNEESQILYDRDPITRVQKVAPYLTLDSDAYPSVVDGRVKWIVDGYTTSANYPYSTPVSLSDAITDTETPPQPFALDSINYMRNSVKATVDAYSGEVTLYAWDDEEPLLETWQKIFPSTVKPMSEMSGDLMSHVRYPADLFKVQRAILGQYHVTDPGSFYSKDDAWISPNDPDSPASNPTLQPPYYLTMQVPGQDAPSYSLYTTFQPEATGASSRNVLYGYLAVDADAGASDGERAEGYGKMRLLTLPKDGTVPGPGQVQNVFNADPTVSTELNLLRQGSSTVLNGNLLTLPVGGGLLYVQPVYVQSTGETSYPLLQKVLVAFGDQIAFEDTLDSALDVLFGGDSGAAAGDTVVPVTETDTSTTSPTDGETTTEAPTTTTGDPATDAGLKSLLATANTALSEKQAALASGDFAAFGVADAKLSDAIAKMLALLGE; from the coding sequence GTGACATCTTCACCCGACAGCGCTCCCCGACGGAGCCGAACCCCGCTTGCCATCACGGCAGCGATAGTGGCGGGGTTGGTGATCCTGTTCTTTATCTTTGCTGGACTGTATACCGATGTGCTGTGGTTTGACCAACTGGGGTTCCTCAACGTATTGACGACCCAGTGGATCGCGACCGCGGTGCTCTTCCTGGTCGGCTTCATCGCGATGGGCGTTCCCGTCTGGATTAGCATCCAGATCGCTTACCGGATGCGTCCGGTGTACGCGAAGCTCAATTCCCAGCTTGATCGCTACCAGCAGGTCATCGAGCCGCTGCGCCGTCTCGCGATGTATGGCATCCCTGCGCTGCTCGGCCTCTTCGCCGGTGTCGCCGCTGCCACGCAGTGGCAGGTTGTGCTGATGTGGCTGAACCGCAGTGAAGTCGGTCGCACCGACCCGCAGTTCGGTTTCGACATCTCCTTCTACCTCTTCGACCTGCCGTTCTACCAGGCGGCACTCGGATTCGCGTCGGCGGTTGTGCTCATCTCTGCCCTCGTCGCCCTTGCTACGAGCTACCTGTACGGGTCCATCAGGGTGAGCGGACGCGAGATCATCATCTCGAAGGCCGCCCGCGTGCAGATTGCCGTTACCGCCGGACTTTACCTGCTCCTGCAGGCTGTCAGTATCTGGACGGACCAGTACTCGACCCTGACCAACCAGGGCAGCATCCTCACCGGTGCCAGCTATACCGACGTCTTCGCCACGATCCCGAGCCGTGCCATCCTCGCCGGCATCGCTGCCGTCGTCGCCCTGCTCTTCTTACTGACCGCCGTAATCGGTCGCTGGCGCCTGCCGATCATCGGCACCGCGCTCCTGATCGTGTCGAGTCTGCTGATCGGATCGCTCTACCCCTGGGTCGTGCAGCGCTTCCAGGTCGACCCCAGTGCTCGTGCGCTTGAGGCCCCCTACATCGAGAAGAACATCAACCTCACCCGCGACGCCTACGATCTGGCTGGCGTGGAAGAGATCCCGTACAACGCCTCGACGACCGCAGAGCCCGGCGCGTTGCGGGAAGACGCCACGACCACCGCAAATATCCGCATTCTCGACCCGGCCCTCGTGAGCGACTCGTTCGGCCAGCTCGAGCAGTTCCGCCAGTACTACCAGTTCCCGTCCAACCTCGACGTGGACCGCTACATGATCGACGGCAAGTCCCAGGACACCGTCGTCGCGGTGCGTGACCTCAACCTCGACGGGTTGAACGCCGGTAACACCTGGGTCAACTCCAAGACCATCTACACCCACGGCTACGGTGTTGTCGCGGCCTACGGCAACCAACGTTCCGCCGACGGCCAGCCCGTGTTCCTGGAGTCTGGCATCCCGACCTCTGGGGCCCTCGGCGACTTCGAACCACGCATCTACTTCGGTGAGACGTCGCCCGAATACTCCATTGTCGGAGCCCCGGAGGGCCAGGACCCGATCGAACTCGACTACCCGTCGGGAACCGAAGGCGCCGGCCAGACCTACACCACGTTCAGCGGCGACGGCGGACCGAAGCTTGACAACCCGTTCAAACAGCTGATCTACGCACTCAAGTTCCAGTCGGAGCAAATCTTCTTGGCCAACGCGGTCAACGAGGAGTCGCAGATTCTGTACGACCGTGACCCGATCACGCGTGTGCAGAAGGTTGCGCCCTACCTCACCCTCGACTCCGACGCCTACCCCTCCGTCGTTGACGGTCGGGTCAAGTGGATCGTGGACGGCTACACCACGAGTGCGAACTACCCGTACTCGACCCCGGTCAGCCTGAGCGACGCGATCACCGACACCGAAACCCCGCCGCAGCCGTTCGCGCTCGACAGCATCAACTACATGCGCAACTCGGTCAAGGCCACCGTTGACGCGTACAGCGGAGAGGTCACCCTCTACGCTTGGGACGACGAGGAGCCCCTGCTCGAGACCTGGCAGAAGATCTTCCCGTCGACCGTCAAGCCGATGAGCGAGATGAGCGGCGACCTGATGAGCCACGTTCGCTACCCGGCGGACCTCTTCAAGGTGCAGCGAGCGATCCTGGGCCAGTACCACGTCACAGACCCCGGTTCGTTCTATTCCAAGGACGACGCCTGGATCTCCCCGAACGACCCGGACTCGCCCGCGTCGAACCCCACCCTGCAGCCCCCGTACTACCTCACGATGCAGGTACCCGGGCAGGACGCCCCGTCGTACTCGCTGTACACGACGTTCCAGCCTGAAGCCACGGGAGCATCGAGTCGAAACGTGCTCTACGGCTACCTCGCCGTTGACGCCGATGCCGGCGCCTCCGATGGAGAACGTGCCGAGGGATACGGCAAGATGAGGCTGCTCACGCTGCCGAAGGATGGCACTGTTCCCGGCCCCGGCCAGGTGCAGAACGTGTTTAACGCCGACCCGACGGTGTCGACCGAGCTCAACCTGCTTCGCCAGGGTTCCTCGACCGTGCTCAACGGTAACCTGTTGACCCTCCCGGTCGGCGGCGGGTTGCTCTACGTGCAGCCGGTCTACGTGCAGTCAACGGGTGAGACGAGCTACCCGCTGCTCCAGAAGGTCCTCGTCGCCTTCGGCGACCAGATCGCATTCGAGGACACCCTCGACAGCGCCCTGGACGTGCTGTTCGGCGGAGACTCCGGTGCCGCAGCCGGCGACACTGTCGTACCCGTGACGGAGACGGACACGTCGACGACGAGCCCGACAGACGGCGAGACCACCACGGAAGCCCCGACGACCACGACCGGTGACCCGGCAACGGATGCCGGGCTCAAGTCGCTTCTCGCCACGGCCAACACGGCCCTCAGCGAAAAGCAGGCGGCACTGGCGTCCGGCGACTTCGCGGCCTTCGGTGTGGCCGACGCGAAGTTGTCTGATGCGATCGCGAAGATGCTCGCCCTGCTGGGGGAGTAG
- the adhP gene encoding alcohol dehydrogenase AdhP, translating to MQAAVVKEFGQDLTIDEVAVPQPGPGQALVKLISSGVCHTDLHAVEGDWPVKPSPPFIPGHEGVGEVVALGDGVTNLEVGERVGNAWLWSACGSCQYCRTGWETLCETQQNGGYSVNGSFGQYMLVDARFAVKIPAGSDPIEIAPVLCAGVTVYKGLKMTEARPGQWVVISGIGGLGHIAVQYAKAMGLRVAAVDIADDKLALAKKHGAEIVVNALNEDPIAAIQKATGGAHGVLVTAVHPAAFGQAIGMTRRGGTIVFNGLPPGDFPAPIFDIVLKGLTIRGSIVGTRQDMEEALAFYARGEIHPTVTTRKLGEVNEVLEEMKRGKIDGRVVIEY from the coding sequence ATGCAGGCGGCAGTCGTCAAGGAATTCGGACAGGACCTCACAATCGATGAGGTCGCCGTCCCGCAGCCCGGCCCCGGCCAGGCACTCGTCAAGCTCATCAGCTCCGGTGTCTGCCACACCGACCTGCACGCCGTCGAAGGCGACTGGCCGGTGAAGCCGAGCCCACCTTTCATTCCCGGCCACGAGGGAGTCGGCGAGGTCGTAGCCCTCGGCGACGGCGTCACCAACCTCGAAGTCGGCGAGCGCGTCGGCAACGCATGGCTCTGGTCCGCCTGCGGCAGCTGCCAGTATTGCCGTACCGGCTGGGAAACCCTGTGTGAGACCCAGCAGAACGGCGGCTACAGCGTCAACGGCTCGTTCGGCCAGTACATGCTCGTGGACGCCCGGTTCGCCGTGAAGATCCCCGCCGGGTCCGACCCGATTGAGATCGCTCCCGTGCTGTGCGCCGGCGTCACGGTGTACAAGGGCCTCAAGATGACCGAGGCCCGCCCGGGCCAGTGGGTTGTCATCTCCGGCATCGGTGGCCTCGGACACATTGCCGTCCAGTACGCCAAGGCCATGGGCCTGCGCGTGGCGGCAGTCGACATCGCCGACGACAAGCTCGCCCTGGCCAAGAAGCATGGCGCCGAAATCGTGGTGAACGCCCTCAACGAGGACCCGATCGCGGCCATCCAGAAGGCGACCGGCGGAGCACACGGCGTTCTCGTGACCGCTGTGCATCCGGCGGCGTTCGGTCAGGCCATTGGCATGACCCGTCGCGGCGGCACCATCGTCTTCAACGGCCTGCCGCCGGGAGACTTCCCCGCACCGATCTTCGACATCGTGCTCAAGGGCCTCACCATCCGCGGCTCGATCGTGGGCACCCGGCAGGACATGGAGGAAGCCCTCGCGTTCTATGCTCGCGGTGAGATCCACCCGACCGTCACCACGCGCAAGCTCGGCGAGGTCAATGAGGTGCTCGAGGAGATGAAGCGCGGCAAAATCGACGGCCGCGTCGTTATCGAGTACTAG
- a CDS encoding cysteine desulfurase family protein, giving the protein MIYLDNAATTPVRREALEAMWPFLTGAFGNPSSHHRVGEAAAAALLQARRSVALSLGCRPGDVVFTSGGTEADNLAIKGLALGALPAASFGGHVITTTIEHEAVLESCDYLRRRHGFEITYLHTDAEGRVPADDLRAAIRPETRLVSVHYANNEVGTVQPIAQLAAIARAARVPFHTDAVQAGGWLPLDVNVLGVDALSLSGHKLGAPPGVGALFVRGRLPLEPLLHGGGQERGKRSGTENVAGAVACATALALVTTERVEAAQRITLLRNDFIAAVLLDTPAARLTGHPTDRLPGTASFVFPGTSGEAVLLELERRGIVCSSGSACAAGSDDASHVLTGMGFSDEVARTAVRFTLAASTTAEDTAEAAASVGAAVEAVAGLGR; this is encoded by the coding sequence GTGATCTACCTCGACAACGCGGCCACGACCCCCGTGCGGCGGGAAGCGCTCGAAGCCATGTGGCCGTTCCTAACCGGCGCATTCGGCAATCCGTCGAGCCATCACCGAGTCGGCGAGGCCGCAGCGGCCGCCCTGCTGCAGGCGCGGCGCAGCGTCGCCCTCTCTCTCGGCTGCCGACCCGGCGACGTGGTCTTCACGAGCGGCGGCACGGAAGCAGACAATCTCGCGATCAAGGGTCTTGCGCTCGGCGCGCTCCCGGCGGCCTCGTTCGGTGGGCACGTGATCACGACAACGATCGAGCACGAGGCCGTGCTCGAATCCTGCGACTACCTGCGGCGCCGCCACGGTTTCGAGATCACCTACCTGCACACGGATGCGGAGGGCCGCGTGCCCGCCGACGACCTCCGTGCGGCAATCCGCCCCGAAACCCGGCTCGTCTCCGTGCACTACGCCAACAACGAGGTCGGAACCGTCCAGCCGATTGCCCAGCTCGCCGCCATCGCCCGGGCTGCCCGGGTGCCCTTCCACACCGACGCCGTCCAGGCCGGCGGCTGGCTTCCGCTAGATGTGAACGTGCTCGGAGTGGACGCGCTGAGCCTGTCCGGTCACAAGCTCGGCGCTCCCCCCGGCGTCGGCGCGCTGTTCGTGCGCGGTCGCCTGCCGCTTGAGCCGCTGCTCCACGGCGGCGGGCAGGAACGGGGCAAACGCAGCGGCACCGAGAACGTCGCCGGCGCGGTGGCCTGTGCCACGGCCCTGGCACTGGTCACTACGGAACGCGTCGAAGCTGCTCAGCGGATCACTCTGCTTCGCAACGATTTCATCGCCGCGGTCCTCCTGGATACCCCCGCGGCGCGCCTGACCGGCCACCCCACGGATCGGCTCCCCGGAACTGCATCGTTCGTCTTTCCCGGAACCAGCGGTGAGGCGGTGCTCCTCGAATTGGAACGACGCGGCATCGTGTGTTCAAGCGGGTCCGCCTGTGCTGCCGGCAGCGATGACGCCAGCCATGTATTGACCGGCATGGGCTTCAGCGACGAGGTCGCCCGCACGGCGGTGCGATTCACACTAGCGGCCAGTACGACGGCGGAAGACACCGCCGAGGCAGCGGCATCCGTTGGGGCCGCCGTCGAGGCCGTTGCGGGGCTCGGCCGCTGA
- a CDS encoding maleylpyruvate isomerase family mycothiol-dependent enzyme, which yields MSTDDMLKTVRHGTAFFDGELNGLSDAELDGPSLLPGWSRRHVAAHVGYNALAIARLVSWAETGVETPMYASCEARNEEIDSGAAFEPDGLRKLCLHSGMLLDSAWTNLPGENWAGVVQTAQGRVVPVSETIWIRTREVWVHAVDLNTTADFSDVPGAVLERILGDVVESWSVRGEISGLRLESPAGGVYGDQAAAYPHVVTGDLAALTRWACGRSGSAVTSNRHDSPTAPSWL from the coding sequence ATGAGCACCGATGACATGCTGAAAACGGTCCGCCACGGAACGGCCTTCTTCGACGGAGAGCTGAATGGGCTTTCCGACGCCGAACTGGACGGCCCTTCGCTGCTGCCAGGCTGGAGCCGGCGTCACGTGGCGGCGCACGTGGGTTACAACGCCTTGGCGATCGCGCGCCTCGTATCCTGGGCCGAAACCGGCGTGGAGACGCCCATGTATGCCAGCTGCGAAGCCCGAAACGAAGAGATTGACTCGGGCGCCGCATTCGAGCCCGACGGGTTGCGAAAACTCTGCCTCCATTCGGGGATGCTTTTGGATAGTGCCTGGACGAACCTTCCCGGGGAGAATTGGGCGGGAGTGGTCCAGACGGCCCAGGGGCGCGTGGTTCCCGTGTCAGAGACCATCTGGATACGCACCCGAGAAGTGTGGGTGCACGCCGTGGACCTTAACACGACAGCGGACTTCAGCGACGTCCCCGGAGCCGTGCTCGAACGCATTCTCGGCGACGTTGTGGAGTCCTGGTCCGTGCGCGGTGAGATCAGCGGTCTGCGGCTCGAGTCGCCGGCAGGGGGCGTCTATGGCGACCAGGCGGCGGCCTACCCGCACGTCGTGACCGGTGACCTGGCGGCGCTGACCCGGTGGGCCTGCGGCCGTTCCGGTTCGGCTGTCACCTCAAACCGGCACGACAGCCCGACGGCGCCGAGCTGGCTGTAG
- a CDS encoding ATP-dependent helicase: MAHGDARFAGGIPVAVTITAASLLAGLDDQQRVAAEALIGPVCMLAGAGTGKTRAITHRIAYGVMTGAYAPNRVMALTFTSRAAAELRGRLRQLGAGGVAARTFHAAAMSQLNYFWPHVVGGVAPRILDGKGRLLGHAAEALHLKLDTATLRDLAAEIEWRKTSGLGIDQYAAGIASRSLPGRLDLEQVVAMQQTYERLKDERKQIDFEDVLLAMAGMIEAEPSVALQVREQYRFFVVDEYQDVSPLQHDLLALWLGDRRDLCVVGDASQTIYSFAGARSDYLLDFPKRYEDATVVRLEQNYRSTPPIVAAANQLMRGRPGALTLHAASAEVGVDPQVHDYASDMAEARGVAQHIVELIEGGAKPEDIAVLFRVNVQAALLETALGDVGVSYQIRGAKRFFDLQEVKQAVMSLRAASVSIMGEPLFKSVSDVLRSLGWSQTAPETRGAVRDRWESLNAIMGLVDQAAPGTTFRAFTDELMERQAGQHEPTVSAVTLATMHSAKGLEWDVVFVIGLSEGLVPISYASTFDQIDEERRLLYVGITRARKRLALSWSRLGQQQRSGRERSRFLTEIGSRTARAGGVRGA, encoded by the coding sequence ATGGCTCACGGGGACGCCCGCTTCGCGGGCGGAATCCCGGTTGCCGTGACGATCACCGCTGCGTCGCTGCTCGCCGGACTCGACGATCAACAGCGCGTCGCCGCCGAGGCCCTCATCGGTCCGGTCTGCATGCTTGCCGGTGCCGGCACCGGCAAGACCCGGGCCATCACGCACCGCATCGCGTACGGAGTGATGACCGGTGCCTACGCACCCAACAGGGTGATGGCCCTCACGTTCACGTCCCGGGCCGCAGCCGAACTCCGCGGACGATTGCGCCAACTCGGCGCCGGCGGGGTCGCCGCCCGCACCTTCCATGCGGCGGCAATGTCGCAACTCAACTACTTCTGGCCGCATGTCGTGGGAGGGGTGGCCCCGCGAATTCTGGACGGAAAGGGCCGCCTGCTGGGACACGCTGCCGAGGCCCTGCACCTCAAACTCGACACGGCCACGCTGCGCGACCTCGCAGCCGAGATCGAATGGCGTAAGACATCAGGGTTGGGGATCGACCAGTATGCGGCGGGAATCGCCAGTCGCAGCCTTCCTGGCCGGCTCGACCTCGAGCAGGTTGTAGCCATGCAGCAGACCTATGAACGGCTCAAGGACGAGCGCAAGCAGATCGATTTCGAAGACGTGCTACTGGCCATGGCCGGCATGATCGAGGCGGAGCCCTCCGTGGCCCTGCAGGTGCGGGAGCAGTATCGATTTTTTGTCGTCGACGAATATCAGGACGTCTCGCCCCTGCAGCACGACCTGCTGGCCCTGTGGCTGGGCGACCGACGAGACCTGTGCGTGGTGGGCGACGCCAGCCAGACGATCTACTCCTTTGCGGGCGCCCGCAGCGACTATCTGCTCGATTTCCCCAAACGCTACGAAGACGCGACTGTCGTGCGCCTGGAACAGAACTACCGGTCCACGCCGCCGATCGTCGCGGCGGCCAATCAGCTCATGCGCGGGCGTCCCGGCGCGCTCACCCTGCATGCGGCATCCGCGGAGGTCGGCGTCGATCCGCAGGTGCATGACTATGCCAGCGATATGGCCGAGGCCAGGGGGGTTGCCCAGCACATCGTCGAGCTGATCGAGGGTGGTGCCAAGCCTGAGGACATCGCCGTGCTCTTTCGAGTGAACGTGCAGGCAGCCCTGCTCGAAACGGCGCTCGGCGATGTCGGCGTCAGCTACCAGATTCGGGGAGCGAAACGGTTCTTCGATCTGCAGGAGGTCAAGCAGGCCGTGATGAGCCTGCGGGCGGCATCCGTTTCGATCATGGGCGAGCCACTGTTCAAATCCGTCAGTGACGTGCTTCGGTCTCTGGGCTGGAGCCAAACCGCGCCGGAGACACGCGGCGCAGTGCGCGACCGGTGGGAATCGCTCAACGCCATCATGGGGCTCGTGGACCAGGCCGCACCCGGAACCACTTTCCGCGCCTTCACCGACGAGCTCATGGAACGCCAGGCCGGCCAGCACGAGCCGACGGTCTCGGCCGTCACACTCGCCACGATGCATTCGGCAAAGGGGCTTGAATGGGACGTGGTGTTCGTCATCGGGCTGAGCGAAGGACTCGTGCCGATCAGCTACGCGAGCACCTTCGATCAGATTGATGAGGAACGACGTCTGCTGTATGTCGGCATCACCCGTGCCCGCAAACGCCTCGCGCTCAGCTGGTCCAGGCTCGGGCAGCAACAGCGCTCGGGCCGAGAGCGATCTCGGTTTCTGACAGAGATCGGCAGCCGCACCGCACGTGCGGGCGGTGTGCGCGGCGCGTGA
- a CDS encoding YlbL family protein yields MALFTEQPSERTGEPRRRGGVKGWAILGVALVAGIALGVVPSPYVIEEPGPVYNTLGTAPNADDVETPLISIPDETVYPTEGNLDLLTVSVFGNRETRPSWLAVATAWLDPSQAVIPVDQVFPDDVTTEQRDSQNQAAMVNSQQDAIAAALTHLDYDYPTTVSVVSLPDGSPAEGLLQDGDIITAVDGTAVGNISELRAALQIAGIDAPVAVDVLRDGTPQTIEVTPIENAGSVVLGINVTTTYQFPFTVELELDRVGGPSAGMMFALGIIDKLTPDSLQGGAHVAGTGTIDQAGDVGPIGGIQQKLYGARDAGAEWFLAPADNCDEVTGHVPDGLTVFSVKTLDEAITALDAVRTGADTSGLPSCPSK; encoded by the coding sequence GTGGCGCTTTTCACCGAACAGCCGAGCGAGCGCACCGGCGAACCCCGCCGTCGCGGGGGCGTGAAGGGATGGGCGATCCTCGGGGTCGCCCTCGTTGCCGGCATCGCCCTGGGCGTTGTGCCGTCCCCGTACGTGATCGAGGAACCAGGTCCCGTCTACAACACCCTCGGCACGGCGCCCAACGCCGACGACGTCGAGACCCCGCTCATCTCGATTCCCGACGAGACCGTGTACCCGACAGAGGGCAACCTCGACCTGCTCACAGTGTCGGTCTTCGGCAACCGGGAAACCAGGCCGAGCTGGCTCGCCGTTGCCACGGCCTGGCTCGATCCGAGCCAGGCCGTCATTCCGGTTGACCAGGTCTTCCCCGATGACGTGACCACCGAGCAACGCGACTCCCAGAACCAGGCCGCGATGGTGAATTCGCAGCAGGATGCGATCGCTGCGGCGCTCACCCACCTCGACTACGACTACCCCACGACGGTCTCCGTCGTGAGCCTCCCCGACGGGTCCCCGGCAGAGGGACTGCTGCAGGACGGCGACATCATCACCGCGGTCGACGGCACGGCAGTCGGAAACATATCGGAGTTGCGGGCCGCGCTGCAGATCGCCGGCATCGACGCGCCCGTCGCCGTGGACGTCCTGCGCGACGGTACGCCCCAGACCATCGAGGTCACGCCGATCGAGAACGCCGGGAGCGTCGTGCTCGGCATCAATGTGACAACGACCTATCAGTTTCCCTTCACCGTCGAACTCGAACTCGACAGGGTCGGCGGCCCGAGTGCCGGAATGATGTTCGCTCTGGGCATTATCGACAAGCTCACCCCGGATTCTCTCCAGGGTGGCGCCCACGTCGCGGGGACCGGAACGATCGACCAGGCCGGCGACGTGGGCCCGATCGGCGGCATCCAGCAGAAGCTTTACGGGGCACGGGACGCCGGCGCGGAGTGGTTTCTGGCCCCGGCAGACAATTGCGACGAGGTGACGGGCCACGTGCCGGACGGCCTCACGGTCTTCTCTGTGAAAACCCTCGACGAAGCCATCACGGCACTCGACGCGGTTCGAACCGGAGCGGACACGAGCGGCCTGCCTTCCTGCCCGTCAAAATGA